TTAGAAGGTCTTAAAATTGCACTTGATCATATTGATGCAGTAATTACTGCAATTCGCCAATCTAAAACAGTGGAAGTTGCTCGTGCAGCGTTGATTGATGGATTTAATCTTAGCGATAAGCAAGCGCAAGCAATTCTAGATTTACGTTTACAGCGCTTAACAGGCTTAGAACGAGAAAAAATTGAAAATGAATATAAAGACGTTTTAGAGACGATTGAATGGTTGGAATCCGTTTTGGCAGATGATCAAAAAGTCCTAAATATTATAAAAGAAGAGTTACAAGATGTTAGAAAACGTTTCGGCGATGATCGTCGTACTATAATTACAGATGATCTATCAAATATGGCAGTAGAAGACTTAATTGCAGAAGAGGATATTGTGCTGACGTTGACCCGCTCTAGTTATGTGAAACGCCTGCCCGTCGATACCTATCGGAATCAGAAACGAGGTGGCCGTGGCGTAGCTGGTATGGGAACAAAAGAAGAAGATTTTGTGGAACATTTATTTGTAACAACTACGCATCATAATATTTTATTCTTTACAAATCGAGGACGAGTTTATCGCATGAAAGGCTATGAAATACCAGAGGCTAGCCGAACTTCAAAAGGTACATCGATTGTGAACTTGTTACCTCTAGAAGGAAAAGAAAGAATTACTGCAGTAATTCCAATTCGAGCATTTACAAATACTCGTTATCTATTCATGGCTACGGCAAAGGGTATTGTTAAGAAAACGGAGTTAATGGAATTTGATACAGCTAGGAAAACTGGCTTGATTGCCATTTCCCTAGATGAAGATGATGATTTAATTGGTGTTAAATTAACAAATGGTGAACAACATGTTCTTATGGGAACTAGTGATGGTTTAGCGATTTACTTCCCAGAAACGGATGTTCGTCATATGGGACGTACAGCGCGTGGTGTAAGAGGTATTCGCCTGCATGATGGTGATAGTGTTGTTGATATGGACACCTTAAAACAAGATGGGGAAGTACTAACTGTAACTGCTGAAGGTTATGGGAAGCGTACTCCAGTTGATAATTATCGGAACCAAAAGCGTGGTGGCAAGGGAGTCATTAACACGAAAGTAACAGAAAAGACAGGTAAGGTAGTTGGCATCAAGGTAGTACGTCCTGGACAGGAATTGATGTTAATTAGTAGTGAAGGTATTGTAATACGAATAGATATCGATACCATATCTGTTATTAGTCGAAATACACAAGGTGTAAAATTAATGAAGACTGGTGAAAATGATAAAGTTGTTGCCCTAGCTTCTGTAGAAAAAAAATCAGATATTGACTAAGACATGCATTAAAAATGATCTTGCATAAAATGACAGGCTGGTTTTAGACCAGCCTGTCATTTTTAATACAAGATCCACTTTTTTTACGGAATCAGAAAGTATAACATTTTCTTGATTCCAAGTAAGAACGACTAAGGCTTCTGCCTGCGTCCGAGGACTTGGCACAAGCCAAGTCTTTTCTTATCCCTAAACAATACTACTCCAAGATTTTTATACAAAGGTAACATAATTAGATAGAAGCGTCTCCACCGTTAGCTAGCTTTTTAGTTTCTACATTATTCACATCGGTGCCAGTGTGGTAAGGGCTTGCTATATTTACTGTTGGTTGACGTAATTCAAATCCTCTTTTTGTCAAAACATCTTTAAGAACCCAAGGCTTATCACTAATAATACCATCAACGCCCATATCTATAAGCATACCCATGGATTGAGGGCTATTTACCGTCCAAGGAACAACTTTCATTCCCAATGTATGAGCTTCACTTACGAGTTGTGGAGATAACTCTTCCCAGTAGGGGGATACAATATCGGCACCAATAGCATGGGCTGCTTTTACATAATCTCCATTATAGTCATGAATATTTAGACCACCCAACCAAGGAGAGGGGTTTTTGTCGAATAATTTTAGATAACAGCCTTCTTGACGGCCCCATGATTCTTGTTCAGAAGATAGAGCAACAAGAGTAATATTGGGATTTATTTTCTTCATTTCTTTCAATGTTCGCCAATCAAAAGATTGAAGAGTTACTCTATCTTCCATGTGATATTTTTTTACTATATCATTTACTGTTTTTACAAAAACAGCCGGATCAGGATTGTTTTTATATCCAGGGTCAAGTGGATCAGCATAAGATTTTGTTTCAATATTAAAAATTACTTTATCATTACCATAAGAATTAGCTAGCTCGAATACTTCTTCTAAGGTTGGCATTTTTGTGCCAGGTACAGATATTTGGGTTTTACCATGACCTTCATAGTAATCGCCAGCAGCTGGGTTCATAGTTCCAATATCAAATTGTTTTACTTGTGCTAAGGTCATAGTACGAATATCATACTGACCAGCTTTTACATATTTTCCATCAGGACCCTTAGCGAGATTTGGACTCATAAAAGGATTGTGGCTAATGACAATGTGACCATCTTTAGTCATTTGCATGTCCATTTCTAATGTTGTTTCGCCCATTTCCATGCCATAAGCAAAGGAAATTAGCGTATTTTCTGGACGCGCATCACGACCACCACGATGTCCTTCAAAATCAAATACATCAAACTTTACTTTTGCTTGTGCTGCTTGCATATCTATAAGATTGACACCTGTGCATAATACCGTTGCAGCTAGTCCTGCTAGTAGGAAACGTCTCCATGTTCGTTTGTTATTTTTCATGTGATACTCTCCTTTAATTTAAAAATAATATACAACTAAATTATACATGATTTCCAAAATTTAGTTGTCAGCAAAATATCTGAATATTGTGTAAGAAAAACACCTACACAATATTTACTCTATTTATTTTAGAAAAATAGCAGATAAAGAGGACGCAGATGAATGAGAGTAGGAAACCGTATTATAATAGTCAACGGCAAAGGGCAACCTTAATTCTAAAGTTGCCCTTTGCTTATTATATAAGTTTATGTGATTTTAATAGTTGTTTTCTTACTAATCTTTTACTTTAACATTCCAAACGCAAGCTGCTAATAGCATTGATATTACAGCAGATGCTACCCAGAACTCACCAGCAAGAGCAAAATCATAGACCTTTTTACCATTAACTATGGTCATATGTGCGTTAATCAAATAACCACTGATCAATTCCTGTGCTGCAGCTCCACCGTAGCTTAGTAAGCCGATCATTCCCATTGCCGCGCCAGTAGCACGTTTAGGACAAATATCAACAGCCATAAGACCACCGAGGTAGCAAACTAAGGCTCCCATTGTGAAACCATATACAGCCATAGTGGCCAAATCAATCATCTGGCTAGCAGGTGCCCATAAAAAAGCGGCTATTGATGCAGCATACAAAGCACCATAAATCAAGCAAGGTAAATTACGTTTGTGATTGAAAAACTTATCCGATACGAGACCACAAGTGAGGGAACCAAAAATTCCAGCAAACTGCATAATGGACAGGATACCACTAGCGCCCATTGTTGTATAGCCTTTTGCTTCTGTCAAATAGACGATACCCCAGCTTTCAATTGCATAACGAGCAATATAAACGAAACAGCTAGACAAACCGAGAATCCAAACAGCAGGACGTTTGACTACTTCCCACTGTAAACTACCAACAGATTTATCTTTTTCAACAATAGCTGCATGGTCATTTTTAAAGTCAGCAACATTTGGTAAACCGTGAGTTTCAGGCCTATCAGACATAAAGAAGTAAATCAGAATGGAACCAACAAGACAAACAATACCTGGCATGATAAAGCCTGCACGCCAGCTGTAAGCTCCTACGAGAGCGGCAGTTGCCACATAAGTAAAGCCTGCACCAAGATTATGACTGGTAAACCAAACGCCATAATATGTTCCACGTTCTCTGTTACTAAACCATTGATTTAAAGCAACAATGCAAGGACCTGCACCAAAAGATTGGAACCAGCCATTAATCCCCCATAATACTACTAGCGGAAGATATTCATTGCAAAAACCCATGATGACTGTAATAATGGAGGATAGAAAAAGTCCCATTGCAAAGAAACGTTTAATATTCATTCTGTCAGCTAAAAAGCTATTAGTAAACTTACCGACACCATAGGTGATAAAAAACACAGATCCCATAACACCAAGTTGCTGAGCATCTAATACTCCTGCTTGCATTAATGGCTTCTTGATAACGGAAAAATTAAGTCGTAAAACGTAAAATAATGCATAACCTAATGTAATTGATGTAAAAGTTGACCACCGATACTTATTGAACACTTTAGCAATCTGACCTTGATCGCCACTCATCAATGGCTTATCCTTTCCTGTTGTGAAAAACTTAATGACTTCTTCGAACATTTTGCACCTCTTCCTTATTTATTTTACCTAAAAATTTAGGCTTCTAAATGTATA
The sequence above is a segment of the Pelosinus sp. IPA-1 genome. Coding sequences within it:
- the gyrA gene encoding DNA gyrase subunit A — encoded protein: MDFGLGKVLARSIEQEMKSSYIDYAMSVITMRALPDVRDGLKPVHRRILYAMHEAGMAANKPYKKSARIVGEVLGKYHPHGDTSVYDAIVRLAQDFSTRYLMVDGHGNFGSVDGDSAAAMRYTEVRMSRIAEAMVSDIEKDTVDFTPNYDESLQEPTVLPAKVPNLLVNGSSGIAVGMATNIPPHNLREVIDALIMMIDNAEVTIPELMSAIKGPDFPTGGLILGKEGIYSAYSTGRGVVKMRAQARVDKMANGKPRIIVTEIPYQVNKARLIEKIAELVRDKVIDGITDLRDESDRNGMRIVVELRRDTNADVILNQLYKHTQLQDTFGIIMLALVEGRPRVLNLKEVLHYYIQHQKEVIVRRTAYELAKAKARAHILEGLKIALDHIDAVITAIRQSKTVEVARAALIDGFNLSDKQAQAILDLRLQRLTGLEREKIENEYKDVLETIEWLESVLADDQKVLNIIKEELQDVRKRFGDDRRTIITDDLSNMAVEDLIAEEDIVLTLTRSSYVKRLPVDTYRNQKRGGRGVAGMGTKEEDFVEHLFVTTTHHNILFFTNRGRVYRMKGYEIPEASRTSKGTSIVNLLPLEGKERITAVIPIRAFTNTRYLFMATAKGIVKKTELMEFDTARKTGLIAISLDEDDDLIGVKLTNGEQHVLMGTSDGLAIYFPETDVRHMGRTARGVRGIRLHDGDSVVDMDTLKQDGEVLTVTAEGYGKRTPVDNYRNQKRGGKGVINTKVTEKTGKVVGIKVVRPGQELMLISSEGIVIRIDIDTISVISRNTQGVKLMKTGENDKVVALASVEKKSDID
- a CDS encoding glycerophosphodiester phosphodiesterase; translated protein: MKNNKRTWRRFLLAGLAATVLCTGVNLIDMQAAQAKVKFDVFDFEGHRGGRDARPENTLISFAYGMEMGETTLEMDMQMTKDGHIVISHNPFMSPNLAKGPDGKYVKAGQYDIRTMTLAQVKQFDIGTMNPAAGDYYEGHGKTQISVPGTKMPTLEEVFELANSYGNDKVIFNIETKSYADPLDPGYKNNPDPAVFVKTVNDIVKKYHMEDRVTLQSFDWRTLKEMKKINPNITLVALSSEQESWGRQEGCYLKLFDKNPSPWLGGLNIHDYNGDYVKAAHAIGADIVSPYWEELSPQLVSEAHTLGMKVVPWTVNSPQSMGMLIDMGVDGIISDKPWVLKDVLTKRGFELRQPTVNIASPYHTGTDVNNVETKKLANGGDASI
- a CDS encoding MFS transporter; amino-acid sequence: MFEEVIKFFTTGKDKPLMSGDQGQIAKVFNKYRWSTFTSITLGYALFYVLRLNFSVIKKPLMQAGVLDAQQLGVMGSVFFITYGVGKFTNSFLADRMNIKRFFAMGLFLSSIITVIMGFCNEYLPLVVLWGINGWFQSFGAGPCIVALNQWFSNRERGTYYGVWFTSHNLGAGFTYVATAALVGAYSWRAGFIMPGIVCLVGSILIYFFMSDRPETHGLPNVADFKNDHAAIVEKDKSVGSLQWEVVKRPAVWILGLSSCFVYIARYAIESWGIVYLTEAKGYTTMGASGILSIMQFAGIFGSLTCGLVSDKFFNHKRNLPCLIYGALYAASIAAFLWAPASQMIDLATMAVYGFTMGALVCYLGGLMAVDICPKRATGAAMGMIGLLSYGGAAAQELISGYLINAHMTIVNGKKVYDFALAGEFWVASAVISMLLAACVWNVKVKD